The sequence below is a genomic window from Papio anubis isolate 15944 chromosome X, Panubis1.0, whole genome shotgun sequence.
cttgactcactgcaacctctgccccccccgagttcaagcgattgtcctgcctcagcctcctgagtagctgggattacaggtgcctgccaatgtgcctggctaatttttgtatttttagtagagacagggtttcaccatcttggccaggttggtcttgaactcctgacctcgtgatccacctgcctcagtctcccatagtgctgggatgacaggcgtgagccactgcgtcaaGCTGAGATTTACAGGAAAACCAGGATTGGAGCGGTATAAGTTTGTAgggaagagtttttgttttgttttgttttgttttttgagacggagtctcactctatcgcccaggctggagtgcagtggcgtgatctcagctcactgcaaactccacctcccaagtttacaccattctcctgcctcagcctcccgagtagctgggactgcaggcgcctgccacaacgcctggctaatttttttttttttttttttgtatttttagtagagacggggtttcaccatgttagccaggatggtctcgatctcctgacctcacgatccacccacctcagcctcccaaagtgctgggattacaggcatgagccaccgcgcccggccaggaaagaGGTTTTTAAGTGGCAGCATCTTTGCATGATTCAAACTCTGGAGGCATATGTATAAAGTCCAAGAAATACATGTGAAAATTGTACTTCTTGGAAGCTAAGGAGCTCACAAATGATGAAATGTGATTCACACCAATTTGTAAATGAGCACCCATTTGTAAGTGAGCAGGTCGAGACAGGGAGATCCACCTGCAGACCATGGCTGGACTGTGAATTAATCCATTCCCATGTCTGCATTCTCTTATGGCCTCTTCCCACTTCTCCCAGGACTCTGCCACCTACTGTCAAATTAAAAATCACAGACAGGGATATGTGTCGGTGTTAGGGCTGTCTGCACGCCCTGATTTCAGAGCTGTTTTGATGTCTGTGCCCAGTTGTGTCTACAGTAAGAACTTGAACCTATTTCCTCAGATCATTCAGTCAGAGGCTCATTGATGATAGCATGTGTTCTAAGTTGAACACTCCAAGTCACCAGAAAAGGCTGCTTCCTTAGTTAAAACATGacatcttttaaattaatttttgactcaaaaagaaagacagagaaggaaggaatggagagagcgaaagagacagagagagagagagagacgggaaggaaggaaggaaggaagggaggaaggaaggaaaaaaaacaagaaagaaaaagtgagggCGTAGTGGGGGAATCAAGGAAGGAAGTAAAAAACCCCACCGGCTCCAGTACAGACATAAAAGCCAAACGTAAATCCTGTCCACCAGACACTAATGAGCACCCTCTAAACCGTAAACCCGTAGGACTCCTTGGTAGTATTTGTGACCTCCACAAGTAACAAGGGCACTTTTTAACCCAATGACAAAGCCAGACGTGATCTCATCTGTGTGTAAAGTGAAGATCCTGTTATATAAAGGCACCGCCACGACAAGGTATGGCCAGCAACACAGTGACATTGTGAACCCTCGGCCATCAATGCTAGCGCCACAATTGGCACTCAGCGAGCAgctccaggtaattttttgttcttttttttttttttttttttgagacggaatctccctctgtcgcccaggctggagtgcagtggcgcaatctcgtctcgctacaagctccgcctcccgggttcacgccattctcctgcctcagcctcctgagtagctgggactacctgcacctgccaccacgcccagctaagtttttgtatttttagtagagacagggtttcaccgtgttagccaggatggtctcgatctcctgacctgtgatctgcccgcctcggcctcccaaagtgctgggattacaggcgtgagccaccgcacctggccagctccAGGTAATTTTTAATGAGCAGAGGCAGGATGTCTGCGGGGCTTCCTAAAACCCAGCACCTGCTCGAGTATCTCCTGGGCATTTTTCCAGGGAGGTGTGTTAGGCTGAAGTCTTTATCATGCAAGCCAAAGATGTCGGAGGGGGTACTCGactgcaaagaaacaaaaaggacgGAGACCATGAAGACTCTTTTGTGCAGTCAGAAAATTACTCATTTTGTGACACATTTATTGACCGGCACATATTCTGCCCAAATGCTCGCCTCTATGTGCGCTGGTCTGCGTAGTCTGGGTATGCCTGGGGCCATCGCTAGCTGGCATGTACTGTGATGTGCGGTGGCTGTGGGGGCAATGGTGGTGCAGAGCTAGGGGATGGGGGAACATGGCCATGGAGACAACAGGCTGTGCAGCTCCAGCAGCCACTAGGGTCACCGGCACCCAGAGATGGCAAAAGGGCAGCATGCCAGGCGCAGGAAGTCCTGTGGTCTCCATGGCAAGGGTACTGGGGGACGCTGTGGGAAGGGCCACCACAGGCCTGTAAGAATTCATCTGGGTGGGAGATCCGGGGACAGAGAGGAAGGGCTGCGCTGCAGGCCCAGGGACAGCGGCCACCGGAGTGACGTGAGCCTGGCTGCCCTCTGACCACTCGCCGGCCGGCTGGGTCACTGGAGTGTTGTCACTTGCCATGGCGGGATCGGGCACCATCACAGGACTTGCTGGTAGAGCAGAGACACTTCTGATTTGGGTGTTGGGACCCACCGCTTCCTGGTGTTGCGGTGTGACCTGATCATTCTCATTCGGAGATGTGTGATCTTGTTGCTCAGTGTCTGCTGGTGCCAGACAGGATCCAGCAGCTTCTGGCTTGTCCCCCTCCTGATGTCCTGGTGCAGACTTGACGCCCACTCTTCTCTTCATCCTCACGAGGAGGTGAGGGGAGTCTCTTTGAAAGTAGGGATGGCAGTAGAACTCTAACTATGAGTCAAagtttaaataaagaaaaggaaactgcaaGTCACAAGGATGAACTGCAACTCCCAACCATCTACGCCCCTGTGCAAGAGAACTCTACTGGCCCAGGAGGACTTTCTGGAAAAGGTCCCAGTCCCCAAAGGAAGCTGGGGACTCGCGTTCACATCATCAAGGTTTACCAATTTGTGGCGGGCCTTTCCGTCTTGGAAAAAGCCTCAAAATGGCAGATTAGGGTGGCCACGGCCGGCGGAAAGGGTCTTTGAAGTTGCAGACCAGGAGGGAAGATGATTCTGGGCCTCCCCCACAGTGTCAGCTGGCAACAGAATGCACCCCGGCTGGGCTGGAGGTCCTGGGCACTGGCTCTTCCACAGCAGGGGCCCCACCTACCACGGGCAGCAGGAGCGTCTGCACCTCCTGTGCCAGGCGCCCTTCAGCGCTTCAACTTGAGCACTTCTCCGACACCAGCTAGGGTGATAGTGGTACAAATACCAGACTCCCCTGGCCTGCTCACCTCACAGGGTAAAGCGCTATGGAGTCAGGGGGACACAGCAACCACCAGAGGACATGGCTGGTCCCGGGTAGGAGGACATGCAGATACGGCTACTTAGCACCTGTGATATTTTACACACTCCAGAGGGGCCGGCACCATCCTCAGCCCTCTCCCCACATTCACTCTTAGTTCATGTCACCTCCACCCAGAGGGGGACATAGGCCCACAGTGATGGCCCCACACCCTGCCTGAGGTCGCCCACTTCCCAGGAGGCAGTCCTGGGACTTCCACCCGACCGGGACCCAGAGCCCACAGACTTAACCCCTCCAGAGGCTTGTCGTTCATTACCTTATTCAAGATGGAGACCGGCCTTTGTGCGGGGAAAACGTGGGTGAGGGTCCTGAAAGAGCATTGACGCCGTTTTCGGAAGCCATACAAGTTTAGCTGGCGGAAGAAGCTCTTTATTGAATCCGTGGCAAACACTTTGTGTGCGACATCCCTTTCGAGAATCTCCTTTTCAAAGAGTTTTTGATTGATCACTATAGAAGCCCCTCCTTCATCCCACCAGATGGATGAAAACTGATTGCTGCTGACCAGTCTCCACAGTTTCTGcggaaaagggagggagaggagattGTCTTCTCCCTGGGGCGGGATGTCACCATCAGGGCGCGGCCTTCTGAACGAAGCCTCCTCGGCCAGAGCTTGGAAAGCGATTTCTTCTGTCAGCAGCCTGAAGTTAGGGCTCCCAGTGGACACTGGGTCATCCCAGGCAGGGGAAGGATCTGCTGGGTGAAGGTAGGTCTCTGAGTGCAACTGGGGAGGAAAAGGCACCCTGTCCAAGCCATGACCCTGTCCTCTCGAATTTCTTTCTTCACAGAGAGCCACACTCAGTGATGGCTTGTCCTCCATCTGGCAAACTTGCTAGTGCAGTGTGGCCAGCAGCACCCCTTGGCAGTCATGTAACCAGCCCCACGACATCACAAACGGGCTCTGACTGCTGGGGGGATGACATCTCCACAAACCCAGCAAGTTATGTAATAAAGGGCCAAGGCAGACAAGTAGCTGCCCATCTGCACGTGCACATTCTAGTCCTCACAGTCATTTCAATGGGAAAGACGACACTAGTACACAGGAGTGTCGAGGGGCCCTGCCACACCTTAGGTGCAGACCTGGAGCGGTTCCCTTGTCCCAGAGCTCCTGAGCCAGGCAGAACCACAGCAAAGCCCTGGCTCAGGAAGGTCAGAGCTCACCGTCTGAGTCATGAGCCCACAGACAGCAGCACGACTGACACTTTGAAGCACAGAATAAAGGGTAGGACGGTGCCCACGGGTCAGGCTGTAGCCACGCCCCCCTTTCTACCCTGTCCTAGCCAGCGGCAGCAATGTGCTCCATACAGATCCACCTGACACACCCCCACTGTCGGTCCCCAGCACGCAGATGCCCGAAGGCCACTTACGCAAATGGCTTAGCTGACTGCCGCACCAGCGTCGCCATGCAGTCCAGTGGCGAGTCGGAGGCTGCCTTCTTCCCGCCTCTCCTTGGCCTGCATGTGTCCCCCCACCAAGCAGAGACACTCTTCTACACCCCGGGTCTCTGCGGTCACATCGTGGTGGGGCATGCAGCTGTTGGCCTTCGAGCATGTCTTGTTTTCCTTGGCCAGTGTCTCCAGAGAAACGCACGTGGGTTTGTGCCCAGAGGTCCATCTCTGCAACAGTTGTTCCTTTGGGATGTGATGCTAGGAGGTCACGGGAGCGGCGTCCCTCCAAAGCAGTGTCTGTGTCACACACTGTCCCCACACACAGGGCCACCTCTCTACAGATTCCCCTGACTCATTTCTGGGCAAAGAGCTCAGGGACCTTCCAGAGACTTCCACAAACCAGTGATGCCTCCACGCTTGAGACATCCTGACCCCAGGGCCCAAGACGCACTGGCTCAGGGGGTGACAGTGAGGGGTCTGCAAACAGACTGCTGATGCTGGTGTCTCGACCCGGCCGCTGccaagctgtgtgacttgggcacgtcacttaacctctctcagcctctgtctcctcctgGGGATAAGAGTAGTAGCACCTGCTTCCCAGGGCTGTGAGGATCCAGTGGCACGAACAGGAACTAGCAAGGCACCTGGCAGTTGGGTCATAGCTACTGTTGTCACTTCACAAGGCATTTTCTTGAACAGCAAGTCGGAAATCTCATGAGCCTAAGGCAGAATCCACCTGTGGCCTCTGGTTACAACCCACAGGACTGAAAATCCTTCCAGCCACAGCAACTGGTGGATTTCCTCGTCAATTGCCGCAAGTCATGAGCTCAACCCCACTTGAGTTTCAGTTCAGGCAGAACTCTAGAGACAGCCAGGGCTAGCTAGACAGCAATTGCAGAGCCTTTTGTTGCAGCATGAGCAGTCCTCAGCTGTTGACATGACTGGGGAGCAAACGAGGACCAGCAGCAGTAAAAGGACAGTGTCTGCTGCAGACTGTCTTAGCACCCGAGGAACACTCCAGAAAGCCTCCTAAGCAGTAACAAGTGTGGCACGGTGTAGCCCAGCCAACAGTGGCATCTGCGCAGCGTCCCCTCCTTCCCGCTACCCCATATATCCCTGGGAGCTGTGCACTCAAGGACTCATTCTAAAGGCTGTGTCCCAGCAGCCGCCAGCCTCACTCGGCTGCCTGTGCCAGCTAGAGATTGCTTTCCTCTGAGGCTGGCTGAGAGGGCCATTCCAGTTTCCTGGGCCATCCAGCAAATAAGATACACATCGTGCACATGGAAAACGAGGAACCAGTTTATTGAACAGCTTAAGAGAGCAAAAATAGTGGCTTTCGCTACATTTTTTTACACACTGAGCAGGAAAGGCTAAACCATCCTGCTCCCCCGTACCCCAAAAAGAGCAGGCTTGCTGGAGGCCAGTGCCAGGGGCGGAGTCATGTTCGCAGCAGAGTTGAATTAACCCCAAGTATGCCGGCGAGCAGTTGGTCGTGTTAAAACGCCACACTCTTCTCCTGGCTGAGAAGAACAATACTCATTTTTTACCCTTTTTTCAGCATAGGACCTATTTGTTTTCGGGAAGGAGGATGTTAAACTTGTAGCCTCCGGCACACGGCGGAACCTGCAGTGCTTGGAGAAACGGCACGCACACGTGAAAACATCGTGCCTACCCCAAAGCGTTCTTGTTGCTGGCAGGAGGGAAGCCTGAGACTTTCCCAAGCATAATCGTGACCCGCGTGGCCATTTCTGCTCTCAGCAACATTCTCCAGTGTTCCGGCTTCAAGCAGCGCTTGTCAGGTTTTAGGCTAGCCACTATTCTGAGAACGTCAGAAAAGCATGGACCATCTCTTGCTTGGCTTTGCTGTTCTGGCAATAGCAGCTACTACGTACCTGCATGAGTTCCAGGGCAGAAGTGGCAATGTCCCAGGAAGGCATGGCACCCCACTGGGGCGGGGTGGGTGTGCCACGGGTGTCCACTTCTGCAGCAGAAGGCATGTGCCTACAGCACAAGCTTGTAAAAAAATACTTGAACAGAAAATGCTGTACAGAACTAGGGGTTAACACCGCATATGAAGATGCTAAAACATTTGTATAAATACTCTGTATACAGGCATGGAGTCACTCCCGCAGAAAGCGCTCATCGGTGAGGCTATGAAAAAGTGCTGTCAGCATGCCCAAAGAGAAACTACTTCCACGGTAGGAACAGAAAAAAGGACTGTGCTGTGTCTAAACACGTGGTGCATCAGAGACATAGTTACAGTTCCTACTGACTGCGCCAGCTACGACCTGGGAGTGCTAAGGACCTGGGAGTGCTGAGCGAGCTGCAGGAGATCAGCCCCGTAGAGAAACATTTCTAAACAACACTTTTGATTGGGATTTCAGCACCGTGTAGACAGATGTTCCTTTTGGGGACCTGGTAAGCAGCCATCCCCCGGTGGGTCTGACGAGGAAGAGGGGTACCTGGAGCCCCTCCCAGACAGATGGAAATCCCGCCCCTGTTCTCACACTCTTCCTGGCATCCACATCTGCTGGCACACACCCCTGTCACCTGCCACTTCCACGTCCCGTCGTGGTGAGTGGCTGATAGGCGCAGGATGCAAACAAGGCATGAGATGGACGTACCTGGAGACCCAGCTCCAGTACTGGTTCTGGTTTGTGGGGTGAACGAGGGGGCAGAGGAAGGTGGAGAGAGCGCGTCGCAGTCCACTTTAGCTCTGTCCCCGGAAGTGGCATCTAATCTGGCATTTCGATATTTAATTTGGGAGGTGGGAGCACATACTTCCCAGGGCTCTGGGTAATGACCACCCTGGCCTTCTTTCGAAACATGGGTGCGATTTTAGGAGGCTCCGGAACTGGGGTCTCTTCGGTTTCTTCATTATCTTCGTGATGGAGATCATAGGAAATATTTCCATATTCTCGTAGAAATGGGAAGATTTCAAGCAGAAACTGACAGAAATCTT
It includes:
- the LOC101011794 gene encoding LOW QUALITY PROTEIN: heat shock transcription factor, X-linked-like (The sequence of the model RefSeq protein was modified relative to this genomic sequence to represent the inferred CDS: inserted 1 base in 1 codon); this translates as MEDKPSLSVALCEERNSRGQGHGLDRVPFPPQLHSETYLHPADPSPAWDDPVSTGSPNFRLLTEEIAFQALAEEASFRRPRPDGDIPPQGEDNLLSLPFPQKLWRLVSSNQFSSIWWDEGGASIVINQKLFEKEILERDVAHKVFATDSIKSFFRQLNLYGFRKRRQCSFRTLTHVFPAQRPVSILNKLEFYCHPYFQRDSPHLLVRMKRRVGVKSAPGHQEGDKPEAAGSCLAPADTEQQDHTSPNENDQVTPQHQEAVGPNTQIRSVSALPASPVMVPDPAMASDNTPVTQPAGEWSEGSQAHVTPVAAVPGPAAQPFLSVPGSPTQMNSYRPVVALPTASPSTLAMETTGLPAPGMLPFCHLWVPVTLVAAGAAQPVVSMAMFPHPLALHHHCPHSHRTSQYMPASDGPXAYPDYADQRT